A genomic window from Salvia hispanica cultivar TCC Black 2014 chromosome 5, UniMelb_Shisp_WGS_1.0, whole genome shotgun sequence includes:
- the LOC125189818 gene encoding probable E3 ubiquitin-protein ligase ARI8: MDYEEEDEYSSGDDGYASLEGPTIVNDKPYKILNEETLKQLQQNDISEVSDLLGVTRGIACSLLLRHKWTVDSVLDDWFTDEKLSQSFGGGVPLLQNNLYCKICMETVSHTLSAACGHVFCTDCWVGYIAAAGAACLTLRCPEPKCTTVAGLDVIQAVSPAEDGLKFRRYLYESYVEASPARKWCPGPGCEFAVEFFGGKEDYDVTCDCSFKFCWQCTEEQHRPVSCGTVAKWAEKNTSEADNKSWIVAYTKACPNCNQNIEKNQGCCHMTCKCRYEFCWNCMQKWKNYGHTCNEYTREKEAVVECSLMEARAELARYSFYFERWALNHRSREIARADAARARSERVPALSAAQGVKETELEFVVEVWDQIVECRRVLKWSYAYGYYVRREERKKKEIFEFLQGDAERSLERLHHCAEKEGANFAGKALEEFAEYRAKLVNLTKVTAKFFQNLVRALENDLSEVEGA; this comes from the coding sequence ATGGATTACGAAGAAGAGGACGAATACTCAAGCGGCGATGACGGCTACGCCTCCTTGGAGGGCCCCACCATAGTCAATGACAAACCCTACAAAATCCTGAATGAGGAAACACTGAAACAGCTCCAACAAAACGACATCTCCGAAGTTTCGGATCTCCTCGGCGTCACCAGAGGCATCGCCTGCAgcctcctcctccgccacaAATGGACCGTCGACTCCGTTCTCGACGACTGGTTCACCGACGAAAAACTCAGCCAATCCTTCGGCGGCGGCGTCCCTCTCCTCCAAAACAATCTCTACTGCAAAATTTGCATGGAAACCGTCTCCCACACGCTCTCTGCCGCCTGCGGCCATGTCTTCTGCACCGACTGCTGGGTCGGCTACATCGCCGCTGCCGGTGCCGCCTGCCTCACACTCCGATGCCCCGAGCCCAAGTGCACCACCGTGGCCGGCCTCGACGTGATTCAGGCCGTCTCTCCCGCTGAGGACGGCCTCAAATTCCGTCGCTATTTGTATGAATCGTACGTGGAGGCGAGCCCGGCCCGGAAGTGGTGCCCTGGCCCCGGGTGCGAATTCGCAGTGGAATTCTTCGGAGGAAAGGAGGACTATGACGTGACTTGCGACTGCAGCTTCAAATTCTGCTGGCAGTGCACGGAGGAGCAGCACAGGCCAGTGAGCTGCGGGACGGTGGCGAAGTGGGCGGAGAAGAACACGTCGGAAGCAGACAACAAATCGTGGATCGTGGCCTACACCAAGGCCTGCCCTAACTGCAATCAAAATATTGAGAAGAATCAAGGATGCTGCCACATGACGTGCAAATGCCGCTACGAATTCTGCTGGAATTGTATGCAGAAGTGGAAGAACTACGGCCACACGTGCAACGAGTACACGAGGGAGAAGGAGGCCGTGGTGGAATGCAGCTTGATGGAGGCGAGGGCAGAGCTAGCCAGGTACTCCTTCTACTTCGAGAGATGGGCGTTGAATCACAGGTCGAGGGAGATTGCACGCGCGGATGCAGCGCGCGCAAGGAGCGAGAGGGTCCCGGCCCTCTCAGCCGCGCAGGGGGTGAAGGAGACGGAACTGGAGTTTGTGGTTGAGGTTTGGGACCAGATCGTGGAGTGTAGGCGCGTGCTCAAGTGGAGCTACGCGTATGGATACTACGTGAGGAGGgaggagaggaagaagaaggagatttTCGAGTTCTTGCAGGGGGATGCGGAGCGATCGCTGGAGAGGCTGCACCACTGCGCCGAGAAGGAGGGAGCCAACTTTGCTGGGAAAGCGTTGGAGGAGTTTGCTGAGTATAGAGCCAAGTTGGTTAATCTCACTAAGGTTACTGCCAAGTTTTTTCAGAATCTGGTTAGGGCTCTCGAGAATGATCTTTCAGAAGTTGAGGGTGCATAG
- the LOC125189819 gene encoding polygalacturonase-like, which produces MTFQWFAVSAPGDSPNTDGIHLSHSSDVKIIGGMIETGDDCISTNSDVSRVNIRGITCGPGHGISIGSLGGSAAEKDVSGIFVTNCTFIRTQNGVRVKTWPSSPATLEVSDLLFQDLVMIETSNPIAIDQEYCPNHHCDRTF; this is translated from the exons ATGACGTTCCAATGGTTCGCGGTCTCAGCCCCTGGTGATAGTCCCAACACCGATGGCATCCACCTCTCTCACTCGTCGGATGTGAAGATCATCGGCGGTATGATAGAGACCGGTGACGATTGCATCTCCACGAACTCCGACGTGTCACGGGTGAACATCCGTGGAATCACGTGCGGCCCAGGCCACGGGATAAGCATCGGCAGTCTGGGTGGAAGCGCGGCCGAGAAGGACGTGTCGGGAATTTTCGTCACCAATTGCACTTTCATTCGGACACAAAATGGGGTTAGGGTTAAGACGTGGCCCTCCAGCCCAGCCACGTTGGAAGTTTCAGATCTTCTGTTCCAAGATTTGGTGATGATCGAGACTAGCAATCCTATTGCTATTGATCAAGAGTATTGCCCCAACCATCACTGCGACCGCAcc ttctaa